ATGATAGAAATTAAAACATCTCCATTAAGTGATGGAGAATTCAATAGAGGGGTATTTGCTACGTGCGATATCCAAAAAGGAGAGCTGTTGCATGAAGCACCAGTCATTTCTTATCCAAATGAACAGCATCAATACATCGAGCAAACATTGCTTGCTGATTATGCTTTTGAATATGGTATAGGTCAATCTGCAATTCTTCTTGGTTATGGGATGTTGTTTAACCATTCTTATGAACCAAATGCAACTTATGAGATTAATTTTAGAAACCAGACATTTGATTTCTTTGCTTTCAAAGACATT
This genomic interval from Lysinibacillus sphaericus contains the following:
- a CDS encoding SET domain-containing protein, yielding MIEIKTSPLSDGEFNRGVFATCDIQKGELLHEAPVISYPNEQHQYIEQTLLADYAFEYGIGQSAILLGYGMLFNHSYEPNATYEINFRNQTFDFFAFKDIKAGEEICINYNGDVDNQDQLWFNEK